ttttgagtttctgacttGCTTCTCCAAAGGAGGCAACCAGATATGCATTcacctcagtgagcagaggggtgactttttttcttttgtttttgttttttttgtgtgtgtgtgagacagagtctcactctgtcgcccaggctggagtgcagtggcgtgattttggctcacggcaacctccgcctcccgggttcaagcgattctcctgcctcagcctcccgagccgCTGGCACTAcgggctcccgccaccacgcccggctagtttttgtatttgcagtcgagacggggtttcaccatgttggtcaggatgaaAAAAGCTAACTCTGTGAAGTATTTAAAGAGGTTTGTCCTACGCCGAATATGACTGACCACGGCTCATGATACAGCCTCCAGAGTTCCAGCAAACGTGCCAAAGGTGGCtgggctacagcttggttttatacattgtagggagacagaagttgcaggcAAAGACATAGATCAATACAAGTGTCAACGAAAAGAGTCCAACtctgtgaaatatttgaagagatttattctgagccaaatatgagtgaccatggcctgtggtgcggccctcaggaggtcctgagaacatatACCCAAGGGgctcagggcacagcttggttttatacattttagggagacatgaggcatcaatcaaatacatttaagaaatacattggtttggtccagaaaggcgggacaacacaaagctgggggtgggggggtggggggaggggcagcggtgttccaggctataggtgagtttaaacattttcttgttgacaattggttgagctTGTCTAAAGACTTGGGATTGGCAGAAAAGGAGTGTTCAGGTTAAGATCAAgattgtggccgggtgcggtggctcatgcctgtaatcccagcactttgggaggccaaggcgggcagatcacaaggtcaggagttcgagaccagcgtgaccaacatggagaagccccgtctgtactaaaaatacaaaattagctgggcatggtggcgcatgcctgtaatcccagctactcaggaggctgaggcatgagaatcacttgaacccaggaggcggaggttgcggtgagccgagattgcgccattgcactccagcctgggcaacaagagcaaaactccatctcaaaaaaaaagggccaggcgtggtggctcacgcctgtaatctcagcactttgggaggccgaggcgggcgaatcatgaggtcaggagttcgtgaccaccctgaccaacatggtgaaaccccatctctactaaaaatacaaaaattagccaggcgtggtggtgggtgcctgaaattccagctactcaggaggctgaggcaggagaatcgcttgaacccgggaggcggaggttgcagtgagtcaagatcagatcgtgccattgcactccagcctgggtgacaaagcgagagactccgtctcaaaaaaataaataaataaaaaataaagattgtggaaaccaaagttcttttgaagtcttatagtggctgcccttagagacaataggtGACCAAtatttcctattcagatcttaattaatctcttcaggattgggagggtctggaagaaaaagatctggcTATGTTAActgagattctttacagatgcaaattttcccccacaaagaacagctttgcaggggccatttcaaaatatggcaaagaaacatgtttttggggtattttgattttcttccttgtttcataatgttatgccagagtcaggttggaaagtaagtcacgatatatagggttaaataaaactcatctggttggccgggcatggtggctcatgcctgtaatcccagcactttgggaggccgaggcaggcagatcacctgaggtcaagagttcgagaccagcctggccaacgtggtgaaacctgtctctactgaaaatacaaaaacaaaacaaacaaaaaccaaaactcatctgatgagaatttaccATTTGTAGGTAAATTCCCCAGACCCCTTTGATAGGAacttgggcaagataaaaaagtcagagtttagtcctcacgAGTAAGGTGTACATTGCTTCTGCCAGGAAAGGCAAGACATCTCAAAGGGGTGTGGTCACAGGTCATAGTGATACCAGTGGGCTTGGGGAGGTCCCCAATTGCCAGTGGGACCTGGACCCCCACGGGTGTCCAGGCTCTTGGCACGAGAAGAAAATTCAAGGACGAGACCGAAAATAGTGAAAGTAGGGAGATTTGTTGAAAAgtgaaggccaggcgcggtggctcgcgcctgtaatctcagcactttgggaggctgaggcgggtgtatcacctgaggtcaggagttcgagatcagcctggccaacatggcgaaaccctgtctctactaaaaatgcaaaaattagccgggcgcggtggtgcgtgcctgtgatcccagctaatcgggaggctgaggcaggagaatcacttgaaccgggtaggcagaagttgcagtgagatgagatcgcgccactgcactccagtctgggcgacagagcgaggctccctctcaaaaaaaaaaaaagaaagaaagaaaaaaaagagaagtgaaaagTACACACTCAAGAAAGGGCCGTGTGGGCGGAGACTCGAGAGAGTCACTTGCAAGGGGTTTGGGTGGGGGTTCCATCTTTCAGGGTTTCTTTCACCAAGGGGGGGAGTATCATGAAGATTCTTGCAAGAAGGTGACGATTTCTCAGAACTGAGGtgccttgcattttttttttcaagacaacaTAGAGGGTCTTTATTGGATAGCAGCTGAGAGACCATGCCTCAGTCCTCTTGAGGGACGCCTTTCCCCCCGGCGTACCACTTCTTTCCCACGTTTCCCTTCTCTGCAGGCTACAGCTTGATGCAAAAGAAAGGGATCGTCCTACAGGTCCTTATACACAACCTTTGAGGGCACAGTTTGGAGGTGGAGTGGCAGAGGACATTTGTAAAAGTGGGACAGCAAAGTTTCACTGTAGCCCACGAGGAAGCAGAACTTGCGGGCAGGCAATGCCTCAGGACCAGGGCACAGATCTCCAACCCCAGCACTGTAAAACCAGCGGGTCAGCCAGGCAGCCCGGGAAGGTGCCCCACAGGAACTTGCGACGGAAAGCATCCTCCACCGTTCGCTCCGCCGCGTGGTCCTCCCCACCAGGGTTCCCCGCGTGAGCGACCTCTGGCCCTCATGGCGGGCGACGAAGTGCGGCGCGTGTGCGTCCTCATAGGTCACCGGCTTGTCCCCCTGGCCTCCGCGGACTCGGGCCGCCGGTTCTTGTTACAGACCGCGGAGGTGTGCAGGGCCCGCCCCGCGCAAGGCGGCTCTCGGGCCCCAGGACAGCACCCGGGGCCCCCGCCACCCGCCGCACACGGAGGCCGCCATCTTGGGCCGAGCGCCCGCCATGTTTACAGCAAATCTGTGTGTTCCTGGAACTGCCGCGGTGCGGGTGGGTGTGGGCTGAGTGTGTTCATATGAGGAGGCCCTTGGGGACGCATAGGTCACCTTCAGCGCCGTGGTGGCTCTGGTCTGTCTCAGCCAGCTTGGCCCACGCTGCTTTTGAAGGTCTCATCGGCCCCTCGCTTCTGCGGCAACTTCGACAGTCTCTTTTGCTAGTCATGTGAGGCTGCTGCTTAGGATGTTCTGTTCTCCCGCAGCCGCTCCATATTATTCTGTCTCATTTTgtggatttaaagattttctgatggGCAGCTGGCTTAAAGAGTTCAgctttggggccgggcgcggtggctcacgcctgtaatcccagcactttgggaggccgaggcgggcagatcacaaggtcaggagatcgagaccatcttggctaacacggtgaaaccccgtctctactaaaaatacaaaaaattagccaggcgtggtggcgggcgcctgtggtcccagctactcgggaggctgaggcaggagaatggcgtgaacccgggaggtggaggttgcagtgagccaagatcgcgccactgcagtccggcctggttgacagagcgagactccgtttccaaaaaaaataaaaataaaaataaaagttcagcTTTGCCTAAAGAGTTGGTTAGTCGAAAGAAATTCTTGAGTTTACATAACCAGGGCTGTGGAAGCCAAGGGGCTTGTTATGCAGATGAGGCCTCCAGGTGGCAGGCTGGAGACAAGGATGATAAAAAAAACTCTCTTTTCCACCCTTAAAAAGGGCTCTTAGTTAAATGTCTGTTCTATAGGAAAAGACCtagaaagggaaggagattctCTCCAGAATGCAAATTTCCCTAATAAGAGACAGTTGTGcaaggccatttcaaaatatgccaaataaatatattttgaggctgtgcatggtggctcacaccagcactttgggaggatgaggcaggtggatcacttgagcccaggagctggagaccagtctgggcaacgcaGTAAggccccgtctcaaaaataaaaatacatatattttgggggtaaataatttttatttccttcagagcCTGCTATttgttgtgaaaggaaaataaatattgggaCCCCGAAATCACTGAACCAAAAGGAGacgtcaagctgggaactgcttagggacACCTGCCTCCCGTTCTACTCCTAAAAACGGCTGCTGCCGAAacaaaaagctacatacctccctcacagtGTGTCCACAGggaatttccttgtggacaaAAGACAAATGGAACTCAAACTTACCCTTTTGCTCGCTGAGataatgcatatctgattgcttcctttgcaaaggctcatcagaaactcaaaacaaTGCGATCCTTTGTCTCTTCTcaacctatgacctggaagccccctccccacttcgaGTTGTCCCGTCTTTCCAGACTGCACTAATGAGCGTCGTGCATATATTGATGTCCATGTctccctgaaatgtataaaaccagcTGTGCCCCGATCATCTTGCGCACCCTGTCAGgtcctcctgaggctgtgtcacccACGCATCCTTAACCTTGGTCCTAAATCGACTGAGCACTTTCTCAGATATTTAGGGTTTACACTGTCATGTGACGCTGTACCACAGTCAGTTGGAATTTGGTaccttattgctacaaagagtctgttttgtcagtacTATGAGCTCCATCTCAGTGTTAATGCTGGTTGGTTGTGCCTAAACTCCACAGGGAGGGGATATAAGTAGGCCTGTCCAACCTCCCTGTCCCTTCGAGGCTGTGaattcagtttttcaggtttGTTTGGGACCCCCTTGGCCAAGGGAGCTCCATTCAGTCATGGGGGCAGGGGAggcttagatttttatttttggttttcagtCAGCACTCCAGTCCAGTCAGGAGGGCTTCAGACCACGAAGAGGGGAGGTGCCCCCACGGCAGAGCTAGACACAGATCCCAGGACATTCTGTGTGTGGGGGAGACATGGCCCAGAATAGAAGGCCTGTAGAGGCCTGGACATGGCTAAGCCCTTAGAGTTCACCCCAGCCAGCAGAAGGAGGAGGACTTAGGGTGTTCGACATCGAGAAGCACTGTGAGTCAATGGTGGACACAGCCATTGTTAAAGTTAAATCTTAGGAATCTTAGAAATTATCAATAAAATTTATCTTATAGAGCCAAAGTCATCGTTACTCAAACACATCACTCTGCAGTTACACGGCTGCACGCTACCGTCATGTAAGCTCTGGAATACTGACGTGGACCTGACCACCCGCTGAGGTGAAAGGCTACAGCAGGGTGAGCAGCTGCCCATCTCTGTAAATTCCACCCTCAGCGATGTCCTCTGCGGAGTCTGGCCTGGTGGGAGAATAAGCCCAGGAAAATGGGCCCATGTAGCACATCAGGAATTAAACAGGTCACAGGTCGCGGTGCACACAGGCCTGCAGGCCACGTTCCTGCCCCTGTGACCCACACTGCCCCCTCTGACAAGCTCAAGTGCACAGCATCAGCTCAGTTTGCTGCAATAGCCTCTGCCAAGGAAGGTCCAGGAAGAAACCCAGAGGCCACACAAGGTGTTTCCACAGGGAGGCTGTAACCTCAGGAGCTGCTCAGAGGCAACACCGGTTCATGGGAAAAACAGGCGGCAACTACAGGAAGCAGCTGGCACCCGTGTGAGGACCCAGGGAAGAGGCAGAGATGATCAGAACCTGGAAATCTGGAGGGTGCCCCAGGGACCAGCCAGCCAGAGCTCTGGGCAGCGTGGGTGCTGCTGGGCTGTGTGGAGCGGGTCTGGGAGCCGTCACCCAGGTGGGCCTCCAGGGGAAAGGGCCATGGCTCCTAACTCCACCATCCAGGTCTCTGCTATTGGCATCCCACAGCCCCCTCTTCTGTCAGTGCTCCCCAGAGTCCCCGTTCCTGGGCCTGGAGGGCTCCTTTGGGGCAGGCAACATTGGCCGCCAGCCCTCTGACCTGCACCATGAGACACAGGGACCTTTAACCCCCAAACCCGCATGGAGCAGGACTGCAACCCCAGCAAAGGACAAGGGATGTCAGCAGATGAGGCCTGTGACAAGTGAgatgagggcttttttttttttttgagacggagtctggctctgttgcccaggctggagtgcagtggcacaaccttggctcactgcaagctccgcctccccggttcacgccattctcctacctcagcctcccaagtagctgggactacaggtgcccgccatcacacccggctaatttttttttgtatatttagtagagacggggtttcaccgtgttagccaggatggtctcaatctcctgacctcatgatccgcccacctcggcctcccaaagtgctgggattacaggcgtgagccacggcacccagcagAGGTGAGGGTTTTGGGGGAACGGTTGTGGGGCCTGGAGTGTGGAGGCATCAGCACAGGCCTGGCAGGAGCCCTGAACCGGGACAGTGAGGtcctgcagctgctggcctggggtgTGGAGACTCCCAACACAGGGGAAGTCTCCAGGACCCCCACAACACTAACAAGATGAGACTTGTGCTCCCTTGGGCTCTAGAGAGGAAGCCCCTCTTAGCCCTCAGCCCCTCTTTCCTCCCTATCCTAAAGTAATTTGATCCTCAGGAATTTGTTCTGCCCTCATCTGGCCCTGGCCAGCTCTGCATTTGACAAATGCCAGGAAGAGGAAACTGTTGAGAAAACGGAACTACTGGGGAAAGGGAGGGCTCACTGAGAGCCATTCCGGTAACCCGATCACCGCTGGTCACCATGAACCACATTGTGCAAACCTTCTCTCCTGTCAACAGCGGCCAGCCCCCCAACTACGAGATGCTCAAGGAGGAGCAGGAAGTAGCTATGCTGGGGGCGCCCCACAACCCTGCTCCCCCGATGTCCACCGTGATCCACATCCGCAGCGAGACCTCCGTGCCCGACCATGTCGTCTGGTCCCTGTTCAACACCCTCTTCATGAACCCCTGCTGCCTGGGCTTCATAGCATTCGCCTACTCCGTGAAGGTGCGTATGGCCCCAGGGAATGCTCAGAGGGTGCCGGTGAGCCTGGAGCTCCACCTGCCCACATGCTGCCCAGGGTGGGGACTTGTGTGTCCCTGTGACTGTGAGTTTGTGTGCACCTCTGTCCCGTGTGTGCCCACGCCAGCAGCTTTGTCTGtgtgatctgtgtgtgtgtgtggcttgggGAATCTGCCCAGTGCAGGTCTAGGAGGAGGCTCCAggaggctggctggctggctcagAGTCTGTCCCCGGCTATCCACTAGCCCAGAGCAGTTCTCCCTATAGCCCAGTAAGAAATTACACCCTCACCTTCCAGACTGGCACCCAGGCTCTCCCAGAAAGTGAGAAGGGAACTCACAGGTGACTTCACCCCATGGTGGGGAGAACAGCCTGTGCTGGGGCCAAGGCGGAAGGAGGATGAGCCCCGAGGCTCCTGGAGAGTCTGAGCCCgggtgaggaaggggaggaggtggTCCCTGATCTCAGGGCAGGGAGGAGACAGTGAGGAGCTGGAGCCATAGCACGCGGCTCTCAGCTGGGGGATCCTGGTCCCCTCACCATCTCCTCTCCCCCAGTCTAGGGACAGGAAGATGGTTGGCGACGTGACCGGGGCCCAGGCCTATGCCTCCACCGCCAAGTGCCTGAACATCTGGGCCCTGATTTTGGGCATCTTCATGACCATTCTGCTCGTCATCATCCCAGTGTTGGTCGTCCAGGCCCAGCGATAGATCAGGAGGCAtcattgaggccaggagctctgcCCGTGACCTGTATCCCACGTactccaccttccattcctcgcCCTGTCCCCACAGCCAAGTCCTGCATCAGCCCTTTATCCTCACACGCTTTTCTACAATGGCATTCAATAAAGTGTATATGTTTCTGGTCTGCTGCGACTTCACCTGGGGCGCGGTCCTGCTGGTTCTGAGATTAGATGTAATGCCAAACGTTCTTGCCTTAGCCACACCAAAGAATTGGGTGTGGCGGCTGCCCGTGGCGAGTGATGGAGACACAgaccaagagaagaaaaaaactgtagGTTTTATTGAGCAGAGTGACAGTACAAAGCTTACACAGCATGGAAGGGGTCCAGAGCGGGTAGCCACTGTTGGTTTTGGGTGATTGCCTTTTAATCTCTTTAAGGCGGGAAATACATGTGGTGGGAAGATGTTaccagagagagaaacaaaggcaGTAAATTATTTTGTGACATGTCTTAGATTTTGAGGAAAAACAGAATTGCAACTTAGGTTTTATCTAATTTTATCTACTTTATGACCTTGCAGCGgcatggcaaaggagacaggatTTTACAGGACTTTACAAAGTATGTTCACAAGGAATTGGAATTGGGAGCATAGATAGGTCCATTGGTCACATTCCTTTTAGTTttaggggagggggaaggaagagagagagagaggacacaggGAAGCTTACAGCAGAATTTTGGTGTTTATAGCTTTCTTGGGGAAGGAAACACATGCACAAATCCTGGTGTTAGGAATATTTTAGGCATGTATCTTCAGTACTCTTCATCCAGGACCGAAGTAAGTCCTGATGCAGGAAATGAGTGTTTCACAGCTTTCTGAACCCCTACTCgacccaggaagcccagctggACCCTCCTTTCATGAGCAGGTTGGTCAGCCCCTGCACTGCCCCTTCCGGCCTCTGTGCATCTCTTGGGGACGGGGCAAGTGCTCAGGCCTTCTGGTTTCGGGCCTCCTGCCTTGAGCAGCAGCTGGATCCAGGACCCTGGGAGGAGTTCCTGTGTCCTGCAGGTCTCAGCTCCTACTCAACGTGGGCTCTTTCCGGGAACGTCAGTGCTGAGTCCGGGACACCCTGGGCCCAAGGCCACGCTCGCGGCCTGTCAGCAATCCAGGCTGTCGGCTCGGGACAGAGGGAAGGGTTAAGCCCCCAGCAGGGCCAGGGAGGGGCAAGGTGGCACCGGCTCCCCAGCTGCTCCCAGGCCCTGCTCTGTGGTGCTGGGGAC
This genomic window from Pan troglodytes isolate AG18354 chromosome 9, NHGRI_mPanTro3-v2.0_pri, whole genome shotgun sequence contains:
- the IFITM2 gene encoding interferon-induced transmembrane protein 2 (The RefSeq protein has 1 substitution compared to this genomic sequence), coding for MNHIVQTFSPVNSGQPPNYEMLKEEQEVAMLGVPHNPAPPMSTVIHIRSETSVPDHVVWSLFNTLFMNPCCLGFIAFAYSVKSRDRKMVGDVTGAQAYASTAKCLNIWALILGIFMTILLVIIPVLVVQAQR